Sequence from the Hamadaea flava genome:
GCGTGACGAGGTTGCCGTCGGCGTCGCGGCGGGCCGCCCGGCGGGAGTGCTGCAACAACATGAGGGCCAGCAGCGCCGACGCCTCCGGCTGCTGCGGCATGAGCCGGGCGAGCAGCCGGGTCAGCCGGATCGCCTCGGCGGCGAACGCCGGTTCCCCGTCGGCGTTGTAGCCGTGGGTGAACAGCAGATACAGCACGGCCAGGACGCCGGGCAGCCGCTCGGTCAGCGCCGGGCCCTCGGGGACGGCGTACGGGATGCCCGCGTCGGCGATCTTCGTCTTGGCCCTCGTCAGCCGCCGGGTCATGGTCGACTCACTGGTCAGGAACGCACGCGCGATGTCGGCCGTCGGCACGGCGCAGATCGTGCGCAGGGTCAGCGCCACCCGGGCCTCCAGCGCCAACGCAGGATGGCAGCAGGTGAAGATCAGCCGCAGGCGGTCGTCGACCACCTCTTCGGCCGGCAGCGGCTCGCCGGTCGCGGCGGTCAACGCCAGGACGGCCACGTCGCGGAGCTTGCGGCGTTCCACGGTCGCGCGCCGGATCGTGTCCAGCGCCCGGTTGCGGGCCACCGTCATCAGCCACGCCCCCGGATTGCCCGGTACGCCGTCCGCGGGCCAGCGTTCGAGCGCGGCCGCCAGCGCGTCCTGAGCGCTGTCCTCGGCCAGTGTCCAGTCGCCGGTGATCCGGATCAGCGCCGCGACGATCCGGGGGTACGCGTCGGCCGCCGCCTCGGCCGCGGCGCCCCGAGCCGCCGCGGCCGAAGACTGCGTCGTCATCGAGCCCTCACCCGGACGTCGTCACTGCTCGAAGTCGGCGAACGGGCGGATCTCGATGCGGCCGCCGCGCGCCATCGGGTGCGTCCGCGCGACCTCGATGGCCTCGTCGAGGTCGGCGCACTCCAGCAGGTCGAAGCCGACGATCAGCTCCTTGGTCTCCGTGAACGGGCCGTCGGAGACCAGCAGCTGGCCGTTGCGTACGCGGACCGTGGTCGCCGCGTCGGCCGGGGCGAGGACGTGTCCCCGCAGCCGGCGGCCCTTCGCGTCGTTGGTCGCCACCCACTCGTCGATGTCGGGCTCCGGCGCCGGGTCGGTGTCGGGGTCGCCGTCGACGCAGACGAACATCATGTACTTCACGGTGAACTCCTTCGCTGGTGAAGTTGCTTTCACCGGAGATGACGATCGGCGGACGGCCGACCGGACAGCTCCCGCGAGAAAATTACCGCTCGCCCGGGAAGACCACGCCGACCTGGGCGCGTACGCCGTCGAGCAGACCCATCACGTCGAGGGTGTCCTGCCAGCTGACCAGCGGGCTCTCCTGCCGCCCCTCGCGTACGCAGCGCATCACCTCGATCGCCTCGTGCACCATCCCGCGGGCGGTGAACGGCACGCGGATGGTCTGCGGGTCGGCGCCGGCCCGGTGCAGGGTGAACTCCTCGGGCCGGAAGAAGATCGAGTCGAGCACGATCCGGCCACGGGTGCCCGACACCGCCGCGCGGACCGGGCTGTCGGCGGTGATGCCGCAGGTCAGCGCCGCGAGCGCACCCTGATGCGGGCCGTGCGCGTAGCCGAACAACATGCCGGTGTTGGCGTCGGTGCCTTCCGGGTTCAACGCCGACCACGCGGTCACCGACGACGGCACGCCGAGCACGGCGTGGGCGAAGGTCACCGGGTAGACGCCGAGGTCGAGCAGCGCGCCGCCGCCCTGGTGCGGGTCGCGCAGCCGGTGGTCGGCGGCGAACGGGCCGGCCAGGTGGAAGTCGGCGTGCACCGTGCTGATCTCGCCGATGGCCCCGTCGGCGAGCATCTCCAGCATCCGGCGGAACGCCGGGTTGGTCCGCATCCACATCGCCTCCATGAGGAAGACACCGCGGTCGCGGGCCAGGTCGATCAGCGCCTGGGCCTGGGCGAGGTTGAGCGTGAACGCCTTCTCGCACAGCACGTTCTTGCCCGCGCGCAGCATCAGCTCCGCCGCCGGGAAGTGCGCGTTGTGGGTGTTGGCGACGTAGACGACGTCGACGTCGGGATCTTCGGCCAGGTCCTGCCAGCTGCCGTGGGCGCGCGGGATGTCGAACCGCTCGGCGAACGCGCGGGCGCTGGCGAGGCTGCGCGAGCCGACCGCCACGACCTCGGCGTCGGGCAGCGTACGCAGGTCTTCGGTGAACGTGGCGGCGATGCCGCCGGTGGCGAGGACGCCCCACCTGATCTTGTCGGCCATGGGTTCCATCTAACCGGGTCCGCGGACGCCGGATAAGCTCGGGCCGTGCTGGCGACCAAGATCCAGGAAACGTGTCACCTGACCGGGGAGTTCCGGCTGCGCTCCGGCCGGGTCGCGACGGAGTATTTCGACAAGTACCGGTTCGAAGCCGATCCGGTGCTGCTCGACGAGGTCGGGGCAGCGCTGGCCGGGCTCGTCCCGGCGTACGCCGAGGTGCTGGCGGGGCTGGAGATGGGCGGCATCGCCGTCGTCACCGCGCTCGGCCGCCACACCGGGCTGCCCTGCGCGTTCGTCCGCAAGATCGCCAAGGAGTACGGCACCCGCCGACTCGCCGAGGGCGCCGACCTCGCCGGGCGGCGGGTCGTGATCGTCGAGGACGTGGTCACCTCCGGCGGCCAGATCGCGATCTCGACCCGGCAGCTACGCGACCTCGGCGCGATCGTCGACACGGCGCTGTGCGTCATCGACCGGCAGGAGGGCGGCGCCGAGGCGCTGGCCGCCGACGGGATCGCCCTGCGGGCGCTGCTGACCCGGGCCGACCTGGAGGCCGCCCGCTCAGCTGGGTGAGGCCGACGGGCGGTCGCCGATCCGCAGCGTCAGCTCGCCCGACCCGGACTCGTTGACGACGCGTACGGTCCAGCAGCCCGCGGCCGGGAAGTCCAGGCCGACGCCGAACTCGCCGCCGGGCTTGTCGAACGTGCTGTCGCCGTGCCACTCCGGCCCCCATTCCGGGGTGATCCGCCGCTGACCGGGACCGTCGGCGGTGACGGTCACCTGCCGGCCGCCGGTGAGGCGTACGACGATCTTCAGCGTCTGCCCGGCGACGAGGGTCGGCTGCGTCGGGAACAGCATCACCCACATCTCCACTCCCTGCCCGTACGCCTGGCGTACGAGCGGCTCGGCAGCGGCCGACGCGGGACAGGCGGCAGCCGGCCCGATCATGCCGGCGGACGACGCGGAGGAAACGGCGGTCGGAGCAGAGGCCGGGGTGGCGGTGCAACCGGCGGCGAACAGGACCACGGTCAGCAGAGCGCGTCTCATGTGAGAGGGACACCGCCCCCCGGAGCGAGGTTCCTCAACACGTCGTGAGCATCTGCCCGAGCGCGGTCGCCTCCGCGCCGTCACGCGGCGGCGACCGCCGCCACGTGGTCGATCTCGATCTCGGACGCGCGGCTGCGGTCATACCGCAGCGGCTTGCCCGTGTACGGGTCGTGCAGCACCCCGGACAGGACCACGCACGGGTTGCCTGTGCCGAGCCGGGCCCCGGTCAGGTCGCGGCGCAACACGTCGTCCCGGGTGTCGCAGCCGTCGCGGCCGCCGGGGGCGTCGGTGTCATCGGTCCACAGCGGATCGCCGAACGACGCGCGGGTGTAGCTGTCCCAATGGGACTGGGCGGCCCGGGGCAGCTCAGCCAGCAAGGCGAGCGCCGCGTCCTTGCCCGCGACTCCACCCGACGGAGCCGATGCCCCACCGGACGACGCAGCCGAGGGAGCGTACGTCGCGGTGGACACGGACGGGTCGTCGTCCAGCTGGCCCTCATCCCACCACCAGGCGACCGCCGCAGCGACGAGCAGCAGCAGGACCAGCGTGAGCAGCTCCCCCCGATAGCGCTTCATCAACCATCACCATAGGGTGTCGGGGTGAAGTCGGAGCGACTGATCGCGCTGCTGTTCACGCTGCAGGCGCGCCGTAGCGCCACCGCCGGTCAGCTGGCCGCGATCCTCGAGGTCTCCGAGCGCACCATCCTGCGGGACGTGGCGGCGTTGCAGGCCGCCGGGGTGCCGCTCTACTCCGAACCCGGGCGCGGCGGCGGCATCCGGCTGCTCGACGGATGGCGTACGCGGCTGGACGGGCTCACCGGGCCGGAAGCGGCCGCCCTGTTCGTCAGCGGAGTCCCGGCCGCGCTCGCCGATCTCGGGCTGGCCGGCGCGGCGACCAGCGCCCAGGCCAAGCTGCTCGCGACCCTGCCGGCCGGCGCCCGCGACCGCGCCCAGGAGCTGGGCGAACGGTTCCACCTGGACGCGCCCGGCTGGTTCCACCGCGACGAGCCGCTGCCCCACCTCGCCGACGTCGCGGCCGCCGTCTTCGACCGGCAACGGCTGCGGATCAGCTACGAGCGCGGCCGGCAGACCGTCCAGCGGACCGTCGACCCGCTCGGGCTCGTCCTCAAGGCCGGGATCTGGTACGCCGTCGCCGCCATCCCCACCGCCGCCGCCGCGATCGGCGCCGCCACGAAAGCCACCGGCGGCGTCACGGAGAAAGCCGCCGGCCACCTGCGTACCTACCGGGTGGCCCGGATCCGCTCCGTCGACCGGACGGGCGAGCGGTTCGAGCGGCCGACCGGC
This genomic interval carries:
- a CDS encoding RNA polymerase sigma factor, whose product is MTTQSSAAAARGAAAEAAADAYPRIVAALIRITGDWTLAEDSAQDALAAALERWPADGVPGNPGAWLMTVARNRALDTIRRATVERRKLRDVAVLALTAATGEPLPAEEVVDDRLRLIFTCCHPALALEARVALTLRTICAVPTADIARAFLTSESTMTRRLTRAKTKIADAGIPYAVPEGPALTERLPGVLAVLYLLFTHGYNADGEPAFAAEAIRLTRLLARLMPQQPEASALLALMLLQHSRRAARRDADGNLVTLDKQDRARWDHAAIAEAVDLLAAVPGDGPYALQARIATCHATAPSPEQTDWATIADCYDQLVRRQPSPVIELNRAVAHGYAFGPAAGLELLAKARAGGALDDYPLALAAEADLTARDGDRERAADLFREAAARTHSESERRALLDRAAENA
- a CDS encoding YciI family protein; amino-acid sequence: MKYMMFVCVDGDPDTDPAPEPDIDEWVATNDAKGRRLRGHVLAPADAATTVRVRNGQLLVSDGPFTETKELIVGFDLLECADLDEAIEVARTHPMARGGRIEIRPFADFEQ
- a CDS encoding Gfo/Idh/MocA family protein produces the protein MADKIRWGVLATGGIAATFTEDLRTLPDAEVVAVGSRSLASARAFAERFDIPRAHGSWQDLAEDPDVDVVYVANTHNAHFPAAELMLRAGKNVLCEKAFTLNLAQAQALIDLARDRGVFLMEAMWMRTNPAFRRMLEMLADGAIGEISTVHADFHLAGPFAADHRLRDPHQGGGALLDLGVYPVTFAHAVLGVPSSVTAWSALNPEGTDANTGMLFGYAHGPHQGALAALTCGITADSPVRAAVSGTRGRIVLDSIFFRPEEFTLHRAGADPQTIRVPFTARGMVHEAIEVMRCVREGRQESPLVSWQDTLDVMGLLDGVRAQVGVVFPGER
- a CDS encoding orotate phosphoribosyltransferase, translating into MLATKIQETCHLTGEFRLRSGRVATEYFDKYRFEADPVLLDEVGAALAGLVPAYAEVLAGLEMGGIAVVTALGRHTGLPCAFVRKIAKEYGTRRLAEGADLAGRRVVIVEDVVTSGGQIAISTRQLRDLGAIVDTALCVIDRQEGGAEALAADGIALRALLTRADLEAARSAG
- a CDS encoding HNH endonuclease family protein — its product is MKRYRGELLTLVLLLLVAAAVAWWWDEGQLDDDPSVSTATYAPSAASSGGASAPSGGVAGKDAALALLAELPRAAQSHWDSYTRASFGDPLWTDDTDAPGGRDGCDTRDDVLRRDLTGARLGTGNPCVVLSGVLHDPYTGKPLRYDRSRASEIEIDHVAAVAAA
- a CDS encoding helix-turn-helix transcriptional regulator, with the protein product MKSERLIALLFTLQARRSATAGQLAAILEVSERTILRDVAALQAAGVPLYSEPGRGGGIRLLDGWRTRLDGLTGPEAAALFVSGVPAALADLGLAGAATSAQAKLLATLPAGARDRAQELGERFHLDAPGWFHRDEPLPHLADVAAAVFDRQRLRISYERGRQTVQRTVDPLGLVLKAGIWYAVAAIPTAAAAIGAATKATGGVTEKAAGHLRTYRVARIRSVDRTGERFERPTGFVLAEYWATAAAEFDRSILHATIRVRLPARVLPDLARHLGRNTVEELGQVGAPDADGWVEAELLVETLHIAQHQLIALAPDVEVLDPPQLRAALAETGRRLAARNSAHPDGG